The following coding sequences lie in one Acipenser ruthenus chromosome 47, fAciRut3.2 maternal haplotype, whole genome shotgun sequence genomic window:
- the LOC117401468 gene encoding transducin-like enhancer protein 1 isoform X5 — MYYEMSYGLNIEMHKQTEISKRLNVICAQIIPFLSQEHQQQVVQAMERAKQVTMGELNAAIGVRGLPPLPPTHQLQAQHLSHHAQGLPLTSLPSGLQHPGLASLGGGSSLLALSGALGVQAQLAAKEERSHLEAVAAAAEHHRGFFRGAAFLAMEADREPGPSSLSNGDKGRAQADYLSNGKKRKAEEKDFMTDYGSDADKSDDNLVVDEDPASPRSVHSYSSRENGLDKLHLQRKELAQVSPTSMGSSGSAPSPSRGKEPPANEKSSTPGLKSSTPMPPSESSTPGPSSGASASGSAPQFRPMPGKPGVDPLALALRNPLSMQGSYPGSFGLAHPGVNGEMAVAAGAYAGLHLVSPQMNGAAAVAAANYGRPPVVGYESPHSHPHLRVPGLPASMQAASAAAASASGKPAYSFHVSADGQMQPVPFPPDALIGPGIPRHARQVHTLSHGDVVCAVTISNSTRHVYTGGKGCVKVWDVSQPGTKSPVAQLDCLNRDNYIRSCKLLPDGRTLIVGGEASTLSIWDLATPTPRIKAELTSSAPACYALAISPDAKVCFSCCSDGNIVVWDLQNQTLVRQFQGHTDGASCIDISNDGTKLWTGGLDNTVRCWDLREGRQLQQHDFTSQIFSLGYCPTGEWLAVGMESSNVEVLHVSKPDKYQLHLHESCVLSLKFAYCGKWFVSTGKDNLLNAWRTPYGASIFQSKESSSVLSCDISPDDQFIVTGSGDKKATVYEVIY, encoded by the exons ATG tactATGAAATGTCCTACGGCCTTAATATCGAAATGCACAAACAG ACCGAAATCTCCAAGAGGCTGAATGTGATCTGCGCCCAGATCATTCCTTTCCTGTCTCAGGag CACCAGCAGCAGGTGGTTCAGGCCATGGAGCGTGCCAAGCAGGTGACTATGGGGGAGTTGAATGCCGCGATAGGGGTACGTGGACTCCCCCCTCTGCCGCCCACA CACCAGCTCCAGGCTCAGCACCTGTCCCACCATGCACAGGGGCTCCCCTTGACCTCTCTCCCCTCCGGCCTGCAGCACCCGGGTTTGGCATCCCTAGGGGGGGGCTCTAGTCTGCTGGCCCTCTCGGGGGCCCTGGGGGTCCAGGCGCAGCTCGCAGCCAAGGAGGAGCGGAGCCACCTGGAGGCGGTGGCAGCAGCGGCTGAGCATCATAGAGG ctTCTTTCGGGGTGCTGCATTTCTCGCCATGGAAGCAGATCGGGAGCCAGGGCCG AGCTCTCTGTCGAACGGGGACAAAGGCCGGGCTCAAGCAGACTACCTGAGCAACGGCAAGAAGAGGAAAGCCGAGGAGAAGGACTTCATGACAGACTAC GGTAGTGATGCTGATAAAAGCGATGACAACTTGGTGGTGGATGAG GACCCAGCCTCCCCGCGCAGCGTCCACTCCTACTCGTCCCGAGAGAACGGGCTGGACAAGCTGCACCTTCAGCGGAAGGAGCTGGCACAGGTCAGCCCCACTTCCATGGGCTCGTCCGGCAGCGCACCCTCCCCGTCCCGGGGCAAGGAGCCCCCCGCG AATGAGAAGTCCAGCACCCCCGGACTGAAGTCCAGCACTCCGATGCCCCCGAGTGAGTCGTCCACGCCCGGCCCCAGTTCCGGGGCCAGCGCCAGCGGCAGCGCCCCACAATTCAGACCCATGCCTGGGAAGCCTGGGGTCGACCCCCTTG CTCTGGCTCTGCGGAACCCCCTGTCGATGCAGGGCTCGTACCCTGGTTCGTTCGGACTGGCTCACCCCGGGGTGAACGGGGAGATGGCAGTTGCAGCGGGGGCGTACGCAGGGCTGCACCTCGTCTCCCCGCAGATGAACGGAGCCGCGGCGGTCGCGGCTGCTAACTACGGACGCCCGCCGGTG GTGGGGTACGAGTCTCCCCACTCCCACCCACACCTCCGAGTGCCAGGACTGCCAGCCAGCATGCAGGCCGCCTCCGCCGCTGCTGCCTCTGCATCGGGGAAACC TGCCTACTCGTTCCACGTGAGCGCCGACGGGCAGATGCAGCCGGTGCCCTTCCCTCCGGACGCTCTGATTGGCCCGGGCATCCCGCGCCACGCCCGGCAGGTCCACACGCTGAGCCACGGAGACGTGGTGTGCGCCGTGACCATCAGCAACTCCACACGCCACGTCTACACCGGGGGCAAGGGCTGCGTCAAGGTGTGGGACGTGAGCCAGCCGGGCACCAAGAGCCCCGTGGCGCAGCTCGACTGCCTG AACCGTGATAACTACATCCGCTCCTGCAAGCTCCTCCCCGATGGGCGGACCCTGATCGTGGGCGGGGAGGCCAGCACGCTGTCAATCTGGGACCTGGCCACGCCCACCCCCCGGATCAAGGCGGAGCTGACCTCGTCGGCGCCCGCCTGCTACGCCCTCGCCATCAGCCCCGACGCCAAAGTGTGCTTCTCCTGCTGCAGCGACGGCAACATCGTGGTGTGGGACCTGCAGAACCAGACCCTGGTCAG GCAGTTCCAGGGCCACACAGACGGCGCCAGCTGTATCGACATCTCGAACGACGGGACCAAGCTGTGGACAGGCGGGCTGGACAACACGGTGCGCTGCTGGGACCTGAGGGAGGGCAGGCAGCTCCAGCAGCACGACTTCACCTCACAG ATCTTCTCTCTGGGGTACTGCCCCACCGGGGAGTGGCTGGCAGTGGGCATGGAGAGCAGCAACGTGGAAGTCCTGCACGTCTCCAAACCGGACAAGTACCAGCTGCACCTGCACGAGAGCTGCGTGCTGTCTCTCAAGTTTGCATACTGCG GTAAATGGTTTGTAAGCACTGGGAAGGATAACCTCCTGAACGCCTGGAGAACGCCCTACGGAGCCAGTATATTCCag tcgAAGGAATCCTCCTCTGTCCTGAGCTGTGACATCTCTCCTGACGACCAGTTCATCGTCACGGGTTCCGGTGACAAGAAAGCCACTGTTTATGAGGTCATCTACTGA